One Scophthalmus maximus strain ysfricsl-2021 chromosome 1, ASM2237912v1, whole genome shotgun sequence genomic region harbors:
- the lrrfip1b gene encoding leucine-rich repeat flightless-interacting protein 2 isoform X9, with amino-acid sequence MAEARLALKRAARAEARDIRMKELERRQKEEDSERYSRLSRRHTSVSDDEEKMSVGSRGSFRPSEHSGFLGSGSRASSRTSSARVEEKPDRDFLDKGCRTASTLSAATLTSLGGASSRRGSCDTSFSVETEASIREIKDSLVEADERYRRAMVSNAQLHNDKSSLMYQVETLREELSDMEEELWESRRHRDHASKEFERERQTHSFLQFQYKDMKEALRQTEELLTEVSELRLRSSSYCQEVSDLQEVLQWKQKQISALERQREMSDIVVMERDRLRDEVTQLRDLLKKHGITVVSPEITNGEAGRTEDDVSAEPGSRFAQEPPGGGRESMLGRAGMQRPAGGSKLHKERCRINKPSQAWKVLRSRRNKPQSNKRLTRRRPAPEDSQDVLLVEKERSFEDQRPECPGSVRLIPPPAAGDSGPRPEETSTEIHEEPLTEQQQNLNRMSGDGLRHKEPEEKKKTVPPSPLVSNRTLTDRIRSESSVQNLLRAFVENPGFVSEISRLVPQIFGSLDRRESEEMTRSVEGNEKDEPEPEPELEGSKDVGRPPAATLTDSSEPQNHNDDDVQEEVVRHESEPEEFVFVDSYFAGAADTIVDKSEFEYGLGSGASQSSKIRRLLDEVVTEFVLMRFHDGRMLEDGQTEDVDVCEEAVEEATQPATQPATQPACPPALEVVVEDVEVVLVTSDICLLNRKPDQKSDCKVS; translated from the exons atg gcggAGGCGCGGCTGGCATTGAAGCGAGCGGCGAGAGCCGAGGCCCGCGACATCCGGATGAAGGAGCTGGAGCGTCGACAGAAGGAG GAGGACAGTGAACGTTACTCTCGACTCTCTCGGAGACACACTTCG gtttCAGACGATGAAGAGAAAATGTCTGTGGGCAGTCGAGGCAGCTTCAGG ccgtCGGAGCACAGTGGTTTCCTTGGCTCGGGCTCTCGGGCATCGTCCAGGACCAGTTCAGCTCGT GTGGAGGAGAAACCGGACAGAGACTTTCTGGACAAA ggctGCAGGACCGCCTCCACGCTGTCGGCCGCCACGCTCACCTCATTGGGCGGAGCTTCGTCCCGAAGAGGAAGCTGTGACACGTCATTCTCTGTGGAGACGGAGGCGTCCATCAGAGAAATCAAG GACTCCCTGGTGGAGGCGGACGAGCGTTACCGCCGGGCGATGGTCTCCAACGCTCAGCTCCACAACGACAAGTCGTCTCTGATGTATCAGGTGGAAACactgagggaggagctgagtgacatggaggaggagctgtgggAGTCACGGCGACACCGTGACCACGCCTCCAAG gagtTTGAGCGCGAGCGTCAGACTCACAGTTTCCTTCAGTTCCAGTACAAAGATATGAAAGAAGCTTTGAGACAAACTGAAGAACTGCTGACG gaagtgtcagAGCTCCGTCTGAGGAGCAGCAGTTACTGTCAGGAGGTTTCTGACCTGCAGGAAGTTCTGCAGTGGAAACAGAAGCAGATCTCG GCGTTGGAGCGACAGAGAGAAATGTCCGACATCGTTGTGATGGAACGAGATCGACTCAGAGACGAAGTGACACAGCTGAGAGACTTACTGAAG AAACATGGCATCACCGTCGTCTCTCCGGAAATTACCAATGGCGAGGCAGGCCGGACCGAGGACGATGTCAGCGCAGAGCCTGGCTCCCGATTTGCTCAGGAGCCGCCTGGTGGCGGCAGAGAGAGCATGCTGG GCAGAGCAGGAATGCAgcgtccagcagggggcagcaaacTGCACAAGGAGCGCTGCAGGATCAATAAACCATCTCAGGCCTGGAAGGTTCTTCGCAGCAGAAGGAACAAACCTCAGAGCAACAAGAGACTCACCAGGAGACGACCTGCACCTGAAGACTCCCAGGACGTCCTGCTGGTGGAAAAGGAGCGCTCCTTTGAGGACCAAAGACCTGAGTGTCCGGGTTCTGTCAGACTGATtccacctccagctgcaggGGACTCAGGACCACGTCCGGAGGAAACGTCCACTGAGATCCATGAAGAACCTTTgacagaacaacaacagaatcTCAACAGAATGAGCGGAGACGGACTGAGACATAAGGAaccggaggagaagaagaagacggttCCTCCATCGCCGCTCGTCTCCAACAGAACGTTGACGGACCGGATCAGATCAGAGAGTTCAGTTCAGAACCTGCTGAGAGCGTTCGTCGAAAATCCAGGTTTTGTGTCTGAGATCTCGAGACTCGTTCCACAAATCTTTGGATCTCTGGATCGGAGGGAGTCAGAGGAGATGACGAGGAGCGTCGAGGGAAACGAGAAGGacgaaccagaaccagaaccagagctgGAGGGTTCTAAAGATGTTGGCCGACCTCCGGCAGCGACTCTGACGGACAGTTCGGAACCTCAGAACCacaacgacgacgacgtccAGGAGGAAGTCGTGCGGCATGAAAGCGAACCAGAGGAGTTTGTGTTCGTGGACTCGTACTTCGCTGGCGCTGCGGATACGATAGTGGACAAGTCCGAGTTCGAGTACGGTCTCGGTTCTGGAGCAAGTCAGAGCTCGAAGATCCGACGACTGTTGGACGAAGTGGTGACGGAGTTCGTGTTGATGAGATTCCACGACGGCAGAATGTTGGAGGATGGACAGACGGAGGACGTGGACGTCTGCGAGGAGGCTGTCGAGGAGGCAACGCAACCAGCAACACAACCAGCAACGCAACCAGCATGTCCACCGGCGCTGGAGGTTGTTGTAGAAGATGTAGAAGTTGTTCTGGTGACGAGCGACATCTGTTTGTTGAACAGGAAACCGGATCAGAAGAGTGACTGTAAggtttcataa
- the lrrfip1b gene encoding leucine-rich repeat flightless-interacting protein 2 isoform X10, whose translation MGTQGPGRRRIPNRDKLSAEDDALDRIAREAEARLALKRAARAEARDIRMKELERRQKEVSDDEEKMSVGSRGSFRVEEKPDRDFLDKGCRTASTLSAATLTSLGGASSRRGSCDTSFSVETEASIREIKDSLVEADERYRRAMVSNAQLHNDKSSLMYQVETLREELSDMEEELWESRRHRDHASKEFERERQTHSFLQFQYKDMKEALRQTEELLTEVSELRLRSSSYCQEVSDLQEVLQWKQKQISALERQREMSDIVVMERDRLRDEVTQLRDLLKKHGITVVSPEITNGEAGRTEDDVSAEPGSRFAQEPPGGGRESMLGRAGMQRPAGGSKLHKERCRINKPSQAWKVLRSRRNKPQSNKRLTRRRPAPEDSQDVLLVEKERSFEDQRPECPGSVRLIPPPAAGDSGPRPEETSTEIHEEPLTEQQQNLNRMSGDGLRHKEPEEKKKTVPPSPLVSNRTLTDRIRSESSVQNLLRAFVENPGFVSEISRLVPQIFGSLDRRESEEMTRSVEGNEKDEPEPEPELEGSKDVGRPPAATLTDSSEPQNHNDDDVQEEVVRHESEPEEFVFVDSYFAGAADTIVDKSEFEYGLGSGASQSSKIRRLLDEVVTEFVLMRFHDGRMLEDGQTEDVDVCEEAVEEATQPATQPATQPACPPALEVVVEDVEVVLVTSDICLLNRKPDQKSDCKVS comes from the exons ATGGGGACTCAGGGACCGGGTCGGAGGAGGATCCCGAACCGAGACAAGCTCAGCGCCGAGGATGACGCGCTCGACCGGATCGCACGCGAG gcggAGGCGCGGCTGGCATTGAAGCGAGCGGCGAGAGCCGAGGCCCGCGACATCCGGATGAAGGAGCTGGAGCGTCGACAGAAGGAG gtttCAGACGATGAAGAGAAAATGTCTGTGGGCAGTCGAGGCAGCTTCAGG GTGGAGGAGAAACCGGACAGAGACTTTCTGGACAAA ggctGCAGGACCGCCTCCACGCTGTCGGCCGCCACGCTCACCTCATTGGGCGGAGCTTCGTCCCGAAGAGGAAGCTGTGACACGTCATTCTCTGTGGAGACGGAGGCGTCCATCAGAGAAATCAAG GACTCCCTGGTGGAGGCGGACGAGCGTTACCGCCGGGCGATGGTCTCCAACGCTCAGCTCCACAACGACAAGTCGTCTCTGATGTATCAGGTGGAAACactgagggaggagctgagtgacatggaggaggagctgtgggAGTCACGGCGACACCGTGACCACGCCTCCAAG gagtTTGAGCGCGAGCGTCAGACTCACAGTTTCCTTCAGTTCCAGTACAAAGATATGAAAGAAGCTTTGAGACAAACTGAAGAACTGCTGACG gaagtgtcagAGCTCCGTCTGAGGAGCAGCAGTTACTGTCAGGAGGTTTCTGACCTGCAGGAAGTTCTGCAGTGGAAACAGAAGCAGATCTCG GCGTTGGAGCGACAGAGAGAAATGTCCGACATCGTTGTGATGGAACGAGATCGACTCAGAGACGAAGTGACACAGCTGAGAGACTTACTGAAG AAACATGGCATCACCGTCGTCTCTCCGGAAATTACCAATGGCGAGGCAGGCCGGACCGAGGACGATGTCAGCGCAGAGCCTGGCTCCCGATTTGCTCAGGAGCCGCCTGGTGGCGGCAGAGAGAGCATGCTGG GCAGAGCAGGAATGCAgcgtccagcagggggcagcaaacTGCACAAGGAGCGCTGCAGGATCAATAAACCATCTCAGGCCTGGAAGGTTCTTCGCAGCAGAAGGAACAAACCTCAGAGCAACAAGAGACTCACCAGGAGACGACCTGCACCTGAAGACTCCCAGGACGTCCTGCTGGTGGAAAAGGAGCGCTCCTTTGAGGACCAAAGACCTGAGTGTCCGGGTTCTGTCAGACTGATtccacctccagctgcaggGGACTCAGGACCACGTCCGGAGGAAACGTCCACTGAGATCCATGAAGAACCTTTgacagaacaacaacagaatcTCAACAGAATGAGCGGAGACGGACTGAGACATAAGGAaccggaggagaagaagaagacggttCCTCCATCGCCGCTCGTCTCCAACAGAACGTTGACGGACCGGATCAGATCAGAGAGTTCAGTTCAGAACCTGCTGAGAGCGTTCGTCGAAAATCCAGGTTTTGTGTCTGAGATCTCGAGACTCGTTCCACAAATCTTTGGATCTCTGGATCGGAGGGAGTCAGAGGAGATGACGAGGAGCGTCGAGGGAAACGAGAAGGacgaaccagaaccagaaccagagctgGAGGGTTCTAAAGATGTTGGCCGACCTCCGGCAGCGACTCTGACGGACAGTTCGGAACCTCAGAACCacaacgacgacgacgtccAGGAGGAAGTCGTGCGGCATGAAAGCGAACCAGAGGAGTTTGTGTTCGTGGACTCGTACTTCGCTGGCGCTGCGGATACGATAGTGGACAAGTCCGAGTTCGAGTACGGTCTCGGTTCTGGAGCAAGTCAGAGCTCGAAGATCCGACGACTGTTGGACGAAGTGGTGACGGAGTTCGTGTTGATGAGATTCCACGACGGCAGAATGTTGGAGGATGGACAGACGGAGGACGTGGACGTCTGCGAGGAGGCTGTCGAGGAGGCAACGCAACCAGCAACACAACCAGCAACGCAACCAGCATGTCCACCGGCGCTGGAGGTTGTTGTAGAAGATGTAGAAGTTGTTCTGGTGACGAGCGACATCTGTTTGTTGAACAGGAAACCGGATCAGAAGAGTGACTGTAAggtttcataa
- the lrrfip1b gene encoding leucine-rich repeat flightless-interacting protein 2 isoform X4 produces MGTQGPGRRRIPNRDKLSAEDDALDRIAREAEARLALKRAARAEARDIRMKELERRQKELFHSHKKSYGLDNKWDHIEQWMEDSERYSRLSRRHTSVSDDEEKMSVGSRGSFRVEEKPDRDFLDKGCRTASTLSAATLTSLGGASSRRGSCDTSFSVETEASIREIKDSLVEADERYRRAMVSNAQLHNDKSSLMYQVETLREELSDMEEELWESRRHRDHASKEFERERQTHSFLQFQYKDMKEALRQTEELLTEVSELRLRSSSYCQEVSDLQEVLQWKQKQISALERQREMSDIVVMERDRLRDEVTQLRDLLKKHGITVVSPEITNGEAGRTEDDVSAEPGSRFAQEPPGGGRESMLGRAGMQRPAGGSKLHKERCRINKPSQAWKVLRSRRNKPQSNKRLTRRRPAPEDSQDVLLVEKERSFEDQRPECPGSVRLIPPPAAGDSGPRPEETSTEIHEEPLTEQQQNLNRMSGDGLRHKEPEEKKKTVPPSPLVSNRTLTDRIRSESSVQNLLRAFVENPGFVSEISRLVPQIFGSLDRRESEEMTRSVEGNEKDEPEPEPELEGSKDVGRPPAATLTDSSEPQNHNDDDVQEEVVRHESEPEEFVFVDSYFAGAADTIVDKSEFEYGLGSGASQSSKIRRLLDEVVTEFVLMRFHDGRMLEDGQTEDVDVCEEAVEEATQPATQPATQPACPPALEVVVEDVEVVLVTSDICLLNRKPDQKSDCKVS; encoded by the exons ATGGGGACTCAGGGACCGGGTCGGAGGAGGATCCCGAACCGAGACAAGCTCAGCGCCGAGGATGACGCGCTCGACCGGATCGCACGCGAG gcggAGGCGCGGCTGGCATTGAAGCGAGCGGCGAGAGCCGAGGCCCGCGACATCCGGATGAAGGAGCTGGAGCGTCGACAGAAGGAG CTGTTTCACAGCCATAAG aaGTCTTATGGTCTGGATAATAAGTGGGATCACATTGAACAGTGGATG GAGGACAGTGAACGTTACTCTCGACTCTCTCGGAGACACACTTCG gtttCAGACGATGAAGAGAAAATGTCTGTGGGCAGTCGAGGCAGCTTCAGG GTGGAGGAGAAACCGGACAGAGACTTTCTGGACAAA ggctGCAGGACCGCCTCCACGCTGTCGGCCGCCACGCTCACCTCATTGGGCGGAGCTTCGTCCCGAAGAGGAAGCTGTGACACGTCATTCTCTGTGGAGACGGAGGCGTCCATCAGAGAAATCAAG GACTCCCTGGTGGAGGCGGACGAGCGTTACCGCCGGGCGATGGTCTCCAACGCTCAGCTCCACAACGACAAGTCGTCTCTGATGTATCAGGTGGAAACactgagggaggagctgagtgacatggaggaggagctgtgggAGTCACGGCGACACCGTGACCACGCCTCCAAG gagtTTGAGCGCGAGCGTCAGACTCACAGTTTCCTTCAGTTCCAGTACAAAGATATGAAAGAAGCTTTGAGACAAACTGAAGAACTGCTGACG gaagtgtcagAGCTCCGTCTGAGGAGCAGCAGTTACTGTCAGGAGGTTTCTGACCTGCAGGAAGTTCTGCAGTGGAAACAGAAGCAGATCTCG GCGTTGGAGCGACAGAGAGAAATGTCCGACATCGTTGTGATGGAACGAGATCGACTCAGAGACGAAGTGACACAGCTGAGAGACTTACTGAAG AAACATGGCATCACCGTCGTCTCTCCGGAAATTACCAATGGCGAGGCAGGCCGGACCGAGGACGATGTCAGCGCAGAGCCTGGCTCCCGATTTGCTCAGGAGCCGCCTGGTGGCGGCAGAGAGAGCATGCTGG GCAGAGCAGGAATGCAgcgtccagcagggggcagcaaacTGCACAAGGAGCGCTGCAGGATCAATAAACCATCTCAGGCCTGGAAGGTTCTTCGCAGCAGAAGGAACAAACCTCAGAGCAACAAGAGACTCACCAGGAGACGACCTGCACCTGAAGACTCCCAGGACGTCCTGCTGGTGGAAAAGGAGCGCTCCTTTGAGGACCAAAGACCTGAGTGTCCGGGTTCTGTCAGACTGATtccacctccagctgcaggGGACTCAGGACCACGTCCGGAGGAAACGTCCACTGAGATCCATGAAGAACCTTTgacagaacaacaacagaatcTCAACAGAATGAGCGGAGACGGACTGAGACATAAGGAaccggaggagaagaagaagacggttCCTCCATCGCCGCTCGTCTCCAACAGAACGTTGACGGACCGGATCAGATCAGAGAGTTCAGTTCAGAACCTGCTGAGAGCGTTCGTCGAAAATCCAGGTTTTGTGTCTGAGATCTCGAGACTCGTTCCACAAATCTTTGGATCTCTGGATCGGAGGGAGTCAGAGGAGATGACGAGGAGCGTCGAGGGAAACGAGAAGGacgaaccagaaccagaaccagagctgGAGGGTTCTAAAGATGTTGGCCGACCTCCGGCAGCGACTCTGACGGACAGTTCGGAACCTCAGAACCacaacgacgacgacgtccAGGAGGAAGTCGTGCGGCATGAAAGCGAACCAGAGGAGTTTGTGTTCGTGGACTCGTACTTCGCTGGCGCTGCGGATACGATAGTGGACAAGTCCGAGTTCGAGTACGGTCTCGGTTCTGGAGCAAGTCAGAGCTCGAAGATCCGACGACTGTTGGACGAAGTGGTGACGGAGTTCGTGTTGATGAGATTCCACGACGGCAGAATGTTGGAGGATGGACAGACGGAGGACGTGGACGTCTGCGAGGAGGCTGTCGAGGAGGCAACGCAACCAGCAACACAACCAGCAACGCAACCAGCATGTCCACCGGCGCTGGAGGTTGTTGTAGAAGATGTAGAAGTTGTTCTGGTGACGAGCGACATCTGTTTGTTGAACAGGAAACCGGATCAGAAGAGTGACTGTAAggtttcataa
- the lrrfip1b gene encoding leucine-rich repeat flightless-interacting protein 2 isoform X7: protein MGTQGPGRRRIPNRDKLSAEDDALDRIAREAEARLALKRAARAEARDIRMKELERRQKEEDSERYSRLSRRHTSVSDDEEKMSVGSRGSFRVEEKPDRDFLDKGCRTASTLSAATLTSLGGASSRRGSCDTSFSVETEASIREIKDSLVEADERYRRAMVSNAQLHNDKSSLMYQVETLREELSDMEEELWESRRHRDHASKEFERERQTHSFLQFQYKDMKEALRQTEELLTEVSELRLRSSSYCQEVSDLQEVLQWKQKQISALERQREMSDIVVMERDRLRDEVTQLRDLLKKHGITVVSPEITNGEAGRTEDDVSAEPGSRFAQEPPGGGRESMLGRAGMQRPAGGSKLHKERCRINKPSQAWKVLRSRRNKPQSNKRLTRRRPAPEDSQDVLLVEKERSFEDQRPECPGSVRLIPPPAAGDSGPRPEETSTEIHEEPLTEQQQNLNRMSGDGLRHKEPEEKKKTVPPSPLVSNRTLTDRIRSESSVQNLLRAFVENPGFVSEISRLVPQIFGSLDRRESEEMTRSVEGNEKDEPEPEPELEGSKDVGRPPAATLTDSSEPQNHNDDDVQEEVVRHESEPEEFVFVDSYFAGAADTIVDKSEFEYGLGSGASQSSKIRRLLDEVVTEFVLMRFHDGRMLEDGQTEDVDVCEEAVEEATQPATQPATQPACPPALEVVVEDVEVVLVTSDICLLNRKPDQKSDCKVS from the exons ATGGGGACTCAGGGACCGGGTCGGAGGAGGATCCCGAACCGAGACAAGCTCAGCGCCGAGGATGACGCGCTCGACCGGATCGCACGCGAG gcggAGGCGCGGCTGGCATTGAAGCGAGCGGCGAGAGCCGAGGCCCGCGACATCCGGATGAAGGAGCTGGAGCGTCGACAGAAGGAG GAGGACAGTGAACGTTACTCTCGACTCTCTCGGAGACACACTTCG gtttCAGACGATGAAGAGAAAATGTCTGTGGGCAGTCGAGGCAGCTTCAGG GTGGAGGAGAAACCGGACAGAGACTTTCTGGACAAA ggctGCAGGACCGCCTCCACGCTGTCGGCCGCCACGCTCACCTCATTGGGCGGAGCTTCGTCCCGAAGAGGAAGCTGTGACACGTCATTCTCTGTGGAGACGGAGGCGTCCATCAGAGAAATCAAG GACTCCCTGGTGGAGGCGGACGAGCGTTACCGCCGGGCGATGGTCTCCAACGCTCAGCTCCACAACGACAAGTCGTCTCTGATGTATCAGGTGGAAACactgagggaggagctgagtgacatggaggaggagctgtgggAGTCACGGCGACACCGTGACCACGCCTCCAAG gagtTTGAGCGCGAGCGTCAGACTCACAGTTTCCTTCAGTTCCAGTACAAAGATATGAAAGAAGCTTTGAGACAAACTGAAGAACTGCTGACG gaagtgtcagAGCTCCGTCTGAGGAGCAGCAGTTACTGTCAGGAGGTTTCTGACCTGCAGGAAGTTCTGCAGTGGAAACAGAAGCAGATCTCG GCGTTGGAGCGACAGAGAGAAATGTCCGACATCGTTGTGATGGAACGAGATCGACTCAGAGACGAAGTGACACAGCTGAGAGACTTACTGAAG AAACATGGCATCACCGTCGTCTCTCCGGAAATTACCAATGGCGAGGCAGGCCGGACCGAGGACGATGTCAGCGCAGAGCCTGGCTCCCGATTTGCTCAGGAGCCGCCTGGTGGCGGCAGAGAGAGCATGCTGG GCAGAGCAGGAATGCAgcgtccagcagggggcagcaaacTGCACAAGGAGCGCTGCAGGATCAATAAACCATCTCAGGCCTGGAAGGTTCTTCGCAGCAGAAGGAACAAACCTCAGAGCAACAAGAGACTCACCAGGAGACGACCTGCACCTGAAGACTCCCAGGACGTCCTGCTGGTGGAAAAGGAGCGCTCCTTTGAGGACCAAAGACCTGAGTGTCCGGGTTCTGTCAGACTGATtccacctccagctgcaggGGACTCAGGACCACGTCCGGAGGAAACGTCCACTGAGATCCATGAAGAACCTTTgacagaacaacaacagaatcTCAACAGAATGAGCGGAGACGGACTGAGACATAAGGAaccggaggagaagaagaagacggttCCTCCATCGCCGCTCGTCTCCAACAGAACGTTGACGGACCGGATCAGATCAGAGAGTTCAGTTCAGAACCTGCTGAGAGCGTTCGTCGAAAATCCAGGTTTTGTGTCTGAGATCTCGAGACTCGTTCCACAAATCTTTGGATCTCTGGATCGGAGGGAGTCAGAGGAGATGACGAGGAGCGTCGAGGGAAACGAGAAGGacgaaccagaaccagaaccagagctgGAGGGTTCTAAAGATGTTGGCCGACCTCCGGCAGCGACTCTGACGGACAGTTCGGAACCTCAGAACCacaacgacgacgacgtccAGGAGGAAGTCGTGCGGCATGAAAGCGAACCAGAGGAGTTTGTGTTCGTGGACTCGTACTTCGCTGGCGCTGCGGATACGATAGTGGACAAGTCCGAGTTCGAGTACGGTCTCGGTTCTGGAGCAAGTCAGAGCTCGAAGATCCGACGACTGTTGGACGAAGTGGTGACGGAGTTCGTGTTGATGAGATTCCACGACGGCAGAATGTTGGAGGATGGACAGACGGAGGACGTGGACGTCTGCGAGGAGGCTGTCGAGGAGGCAACGCAACCAGCAACACAACCAGCAACGCAACCAGCATGTCCACCGGCGCTGGAGGTTGTTGTAGAAGATGTAGAAGTTGTTCTGGTGACGAGCGACATCTGTTTGTTGAACAGGAAACCGGATCAGAAGAGTGACTGTAAggtttcataa
- the lrrfip1b gene encoding leucine-rich repeat flightless-interacting protein 2 isoform X3, with protein MGTQGPGRRRIPNRDKLSAEDDALDRIAREAEARLALKRAARAEARDIRMKELERRQKEEDSERYSRLSRRHTSVSDDEEKMSVGSRGSFRPSEHSGFLGSGSRASSRTSSARVEEKPDRDFLDKGCRTASTLSAATLTSLGGASSRRGSCDTSFSVETEASIREIKDSLVEADERYRRAMVSNAQLHNDKSSLMYQVETLREELSDMEEELWESRRHRDHASKEFERERQTHSFLQFQYKDMKEALRQTEELLTEVSELRLRSSSYCQEVSDLQEVLQWKQKQISALERQREMSDIVVMERDRLRDEVTQLRDLLKKHGITVVSPEITNGEAGRTEDDVSAEPGSRFAQEPPGGGRESMLGRAGMQRPAGGSKLHKERCRINKPSQAWKVLRSRRNKPQSNKRLTRRRPAPEDSQDVLLVEKERSFEDQRPECPGSVRLIPPPAAGDSGPRPEETSTEIHEEPLTEQQQNLNRMSGDGLRHKEPEEKKKTVPPSPLVSNRTLTDRIRSESSVQNLLRAFVENPGFVSEISRLVPQIFGSLDRRESEEMTRSVEGNEKDEPEPEPELEGSKDVGRPPAATLTDSSEPQNHNDDDVQEEVVRHESEPEEFVFVDSYFAGAADTIVDKSEFEYGLGSGASQSSKIRRLLDEVVTEFVLMRFHDGRMLEDGQTEDVDVCEEAVEEATQPATQPATQPACPPALEVVVEDVEVVLVTSDICLLNRKPDQKSDCKVS; from the exons ATGGGGACTCAGGGACCGGGTCGGAGGAGGATCCCGAACCGAGACAAGCTCAGCGCCGAGGATGACGCGCTCGACCGGATCGCACGCGAG gcggAGGCGCGGCTGGCATTGAAGCGAGCGGCGAGAGCCGAGGCCCGCGACATCCGGATGAAGGAGCTGGAGCGTCGACAGAAGGAG GAGGACAGTGAACGTTACTCTCGACTCTCTCGGAGACACACTTCG gtttCAGACGATGAAGAGAAAATGTCTGTGGGCAGTCGAGGCAGCTTCAGG ccgtCGGAGCACAGTGGTTTCCTTGGCTCGGGCTCTCGGGCATCGTCCAGGACCAGTTCAGCTCGT GTGGAGGAGAAACCGGACAGAGACTTTCTGGACAAA ggctGCAGGACCGCCTCCACGCTGTCGGCCGCCACGCTCACCTCATTGGGCGGAGCTTCGTCCCGAAGAGGAAGCTGTGACACGTCATTCTCTGTGGAGACGGAGGCGTCCATCAGAGAAATCAAG GACTCCCTGGTGGAGGCGGACGAGCGTTACCGCCGGGCGATGGTCTCCAACGCTCAGCTCCACAACGACAAGTCGTCTCTGATGTATCAGGTGGAAACactgagggaggagctgagtgacatggaggaggagctgtgggAGTCACGGCGACACCGTGACCACGCCTCCAAG gagtTTGAGCGCGAGCGTCAGACTCACAGTTTCCTTCAGTTCCAGTACAAAGATATGAAAGAAGCTTTGAGACAAACTGAAGAACTGCTGACG gaagtgtcagAGCTCCGTCTGAGGAGCAGCAGTTACTGTCAGGAGGTTTCTGACCTGCAGGAAGTTCTGCAGTGGAAACAGAAGCAGATCTCG GCGTTGGAGCGACAGAGAGAAATGTCCGACATCGTTGTGATGGAACGAGATCGACTCAGAGACGAAGTGACACAGCTGAGAGACTTACTGAAG AAACATGGCATCACCGTCGTCTCTCCGGAAATTACCAATGGCGAGGCAGGCCGGACCGAGGACGATGTCAGCGCAGAGCCTGGCTCCCGATTTGCTCAGGAGCCGCCTGGTGGCGGCAGAGAGAGCATGCTGG GCAGAGCAGGAATGCAgcgtccagcagggggcagcaaacTGCACAAGGAGCGCTGCAGGATCAATAAACCATCTCAGGCCTGGAAGGTTCTTCGCAGCAGAAGGAACAAACCTCAGAGCAACAAGAGACTCACCAGGAGACGACCTGCACCTGAAGACTCCCAGGACGTCCTGCTGGTGGAAAAGGAGCGCTCCTTTGAGGACCAAAGACCTGAGTGTCCGGGTTCTGTCAGACTGATtccacctccagctgcaggGGACTCAGGACCACGTCCGGAGGAAACGTCCACTGAGATCCATGAAGAACCTTTgacagaacaacaacagaatcTCAACAGAATGAGCGGAGACGGACTGAGACATAAGGAaccggaggagaagaagaagacggttCCTCCATCGCCGCTCGTCTCCAACAGAACGTTGACGGACCGGATCAGATCAGAGAGTTCAGTTCAGAACCTGCTGAGAGCGTTCGTCGAAAATCCAGGTTTTGTGTCTGAGATCTCGAGACTCGTTCCACAAATCTTTGGATCTCTGGATCGGAGGGAGTCAGAGGAGATGACGAGGAGCGTCGAGGGAAACGAGAAGGacgaaccagaaccagaaccagagctgGAGGGTTCTAAAGATGTTGGCCGACCTCCGGCAGCGACTCTGACGGACAGTTCGGAACCTCAGAACCacaacgacgacgacgtccAGGAGGAAGTCGTGCGGCATGAAAGCGAACCAGAGGAGTTTGTGTTCGTGGACTCGTACTTCGCTGGCGCTGCGGATACGATAGTGGACAAGTCCGAGTTCGAGTACGGTCTCGGTTCTGGAGCAAGTCAGAGCTCGAAGATCCGACGACTGTTGGACGAAGTGGTGACGGAGTTCGTGTTGATGAGATTCCACGACGGCAGAATGTTGGAGGATGGACAGACGGAGGACGTGGACGTCTGCGAGGAGGCTGTCGAGGAGGCAACGCAACCAGCAACACAACCAGCAACGCAACCAGCATGTCCACCGGCGCTGGAGGTTGTTGTAGAAGATGTAGAAGTTGTTCTGGTGACGAGCGACATCTGTTTGTTGAACAGGAAACCGGATCAGAAGAGTGACTGTAAggtttcataa